The Deltaproteobacteria bacterium DNA segment CACTTTCAACTCAAAGGCTGCTCCGCGATTCCAAGCTTCGGTGAATTTGGCGGTGGAGCGCTGGCTTGTGACCCAGAAAGCTGCACCGTAAATATAGACGGCTGCATGGAAAACTTCACCTACCCTCCAGGGCCATATGGCGCCACTCAAGGTATGGTTGCAGAGAACATGAAATTTGTTCCCGCCAACCAAGCGGCCATCGATCTCGCAGGCAACACAGAAGTTTTTGACTTAACCGCCCTGTATTTAAACAGCCCAGCCCATCAAGGTAACATCACGGCAGTCCTTCTCGTAGAAACTGCTGGTTGGTGTTATTGGTGCGGCGAAGAATCTTCTTATCTTAACGCTCTTTATAACGAGCTTAAAGATCAGGGGCTTTTGATTGTAGGTGTTGTTAGCCAAGACCAAAGCTACAATCCTGCAACGACTGAGTACGCAAGTGGCTACGCAAACGGCTATGCGTGGGAATTCCCTGCTGTCTCTGGAAGTCTAAACACCGGCTTCCGCGGCGCGGGCGGCATGCCCATCAACGTCGCGCTCAAGGTGACCGACATGAACTTCCACGACCAGTTC contains these protein-coding regions:
- a CDS encoding redoxin domain-containing protein, coding for HFQLKGCSAIPSFGEFGGGALACDPESCTVNIDGCMENFTYPPGPYGATQGMVAENMKFVPANQAAIDLAGNTEVFDLTALYLNSPAHQGNITAVLLVETAGWCYWCGEESSYLNALYNELKDQGLLIVGVVSQDQSYNPATTEYASGYANGYAWEFPAVSGSLNTGFRGAGGMPINVALKVTDMNFHDQFNGALPETNMRSYLTNLVNIANAQ